One region of Azoarcus sp. CIB genomic DNA includes:
- a CDS encoding protein adenylyltransferase SelO, which translates to MKILNFDNRFVRDLPGDPEESPHVRQVHGACYSRVMPKPVAAPRLIAWSPEVARLVGFDEADVRSPEFAQVFGGNALLAGMEPYAACYGGHQFGNWAGQLGDGRAITLGEAINPRGERWELQLKGAGPTPYSRRADGRAVLRSSIREFLCSEAMHHLGVPTTRALSIVATGETVVRDMFYDGRPRAEPGAVVCRVAPSFIRFGNFEIFTARGDQDVLERLIDFTIARDFPEITGDTSARRVAWFHAVCERTARLVAHWMRVGFVHGVMNTDNMSILGLTIDYGPYGWIDNFDPGWTPNTTDAQGRRYRFGNQPHIAQWNLLQLANALFPAFGDVEPLQDGLSRYAAVYEAESRGMLAAKLGLEELREEDDELVEALHELMTEAEVDMTILFRELSRVDVEAPSLAPLRGAFYAEDKFHAHEAAFAEWLGRYAARVRADGSPSDLRRARMNAVNPRYVLRNYLAQEAIDAAEQGDDSLVIELLDVMRRPYDEQPGRERFAARRPDWARNRAGCSMLSCSS; encoded by the coding sequence ACTCGCGCGTGATGCCGAAGCCGGTCGCGGCCCCTCGCCTGATCGCCTGGTCTCCCGAAGTCGCACGGCTGGTCGGCTTCGACGAGGCCGATGTCCGCTCGCCGGAGTTCGCGCAGGTCTTTGGCGGCAATGCGCTGCTGGCCGGGATGGAGCCTTACGCCGCATGCTATGGCGGGCACCAGTTCGGCAACTGGGCGGGGCAACTCGGCGACGGACGGGCGATCACGCTCGGCGAAGCCATCAATCCGCGCGGCGAGCGATGGGAGCTCCAGCTGAAGGGAGCCGGACCGACGCCGTACTCGCGCCGGGCGGACGGCCGCGCGGTGCTGCGTTCGTCGATCCGCGAGTTCCTGTGCAGCGAGGCCATGCATCACCTCGGTGTCCCGACGACGCGCGCCCTGAGCATCGTCGCCACGGGCGAGACGGTCGTCCGCGACATGTTCTACGACGGGCGGCCACGGGCGGAACCGGGCGCGGTCGTGTGCCGCGTGGCCCCGTCGTTCATCCGTTTCGGCAACTTCGAGATCTTCACCGCGCGCGGCGACCAGGACGTCCTGGAACGGCTGATCGACTTCACGATCGCGCGCGATTTTCCCGAGATCACCGGCGACACGTCGGCGCGGCGGGTCGCTTGGTTCCATGCGGTGTGCGAACGCACGGCACGGCTCGTCGCCCACTGGATGCGTGTGGGGTTCGTGCATGGCGTGATGAACACCGACAACATGTCGATCCTCGGGCTGACGATCGACTACGGTCCCTACGGCTGGATCGACAACTTCGATCCCGGATGGACGCCGAACACGACCGACGCGCAGGGGCGCCGCTATCGCTTCGGCAACCAGCCGCATATCGCGCAGTGGAACCTGCTCCAGCTGGCGAACGCGCTGTTTCCCGCCTTCGGTGACGTCGAACCGCTGCAGGACGGCCTGTCACGCTATGCAGCCGTGTACGAGGCCGAAAGCCGCGGCATGCTTGCCGCAAAGCTCGGCCTCGAAGAGCTGCGAGAAGAGGACGATGAACTCGTCGAAGCCTTGCACGAGCTCATGACCGAAGCGGAGGTCGACATGACGATCCTGTTCCGCGAACTCTCCCGCGTCGACGTGGAGGCGCCGTCACTCGCGCCGCTGCGCGGGGCCTTCTATGCGGAAGACAAGTTCCACGCGCATGAGGCGGCATTCGCAGAGTGGCTGGGGCGCTATGCCGCGCGGGTTCGCGCGGACGGATCGCCATCAGATCTGCGACGGGCACGCATGAACGCGGTCAATCCGCGCTACGTGCTGCGCAACTACCTCGCGCAGGAGGCGATCGACGCGGCGGAGCAGGGCGACGATTCGCTCGTGATCGAACTGCTGGACGTGATGCGCCGTCCGTACGACGAGCAGCCCGGCCGCGAACGTTTCGCAGCGCGCCGCCCCGACTGGGCGCGCAACCGTGCAGGGTGCTCGATGTTGTCGTGCAGTTCGTAG